In Octopus bimaculoides isolate UCB-OBI-ISO-001 chromosome 14, ASM119413v2, whole genome shotgun sequence, the following are encoded in one genomic region:
- the LOC106870528 gene encoding dynein intermediate chain 2, ciliary: protein MATRRKSISKKDKKDKTLTEQPELEAVRPDMLTHRKSTRMEMKTSESKMKEEFSLVLTPTVKPEYDNLVRFDFKTSQYAEVPFLDQVIILTLLQGSLIHKDMVEGPKIKTDVPVLPLLEEVEQEMFTEHIFYKKLVNAFNYGDRGSQTYNYRAREQGTLTDPPPKSTFSANVNQWEIYDSYIRDSKKHETERKKPPVSSSFLDSKTAIMMMERMVNQNIFDEITNDYRYYEDESDEFHVSYGTMLPLWKFSYHKTLGFSVTSLCWNNRYSDFFAASFGSYNVFQQRFGGWLLLYSLKNPSYPMYIFQTNSSVMALDFHPEFAYYICVGLYNGHVAVYNLCKSHDALVQKSSSFTGKHHYEVTEVKWQPKTEDVDLIFCSVSTDGRILQWSLVKEELVQLELLKLEIDPLPFWDSNISILSFGCGSSFNFHRKFDHLYLLATQTGKVHVCSKRYCNEVLYTLDAHSMGVNKVEWNHFHPNTFITCSDDWSVKVWEYNEEYKIPLFTFDLGSRVTDVAWAPYSASVFAAATSKGRVLVYDLNLNRYEPMCEQVVVKKKDTEVTRIAFNPQNFSIIAGDSRGDVTGLKLSSNLRKMPKLRKGDPPLEGPAKEAAETAKLDRIFSMAR, encoded by the coding sequence ATGGCTACCAGAAGGAAAAGCATATCGAAAAAGGATAAAAAGGACAAAACGCTAACCGAGCAGCCTGAACTTGAAGCCGTCAGACCGGATATGTTAACTCACCGGAAATCGACGAGAATGGAAATGAAAACCAGCGAatcgaaaatgaaagaagaattcAGTCTTGTATTGACACCAACTGTGAAGCCAGAGTATGACAATCTGGTTCGTTTCGACTTCAAAACGTCACAATATGCTGAGGTACCATTTTTAGACCAAGTTATCATTTTGACGTTGCTGCAAGGTAGTTTGATCCATAAAGATATGGTAGAAGGTCCCAAAATAAAGACAGACGTTCCAGTTTTACCTCTACTAGAAGAAGTGGAGCAGGAAATGTTTACAGAGCACATTTTTTATAAGAAATTGGTGAATGCTTTTAATTATGGTGATCGAGGATCCCAAACCTACAACTACAGAGCTCGTGAGCAGGGCACCCTGACGGATCCGCCGCCAAAATCGACGTTTTCGGCTAATGTTAATCAATGGGAAATTTACGACTCTTATATAAGAGATTCCAAAAAACACGAAACGGAGAGGAAAAAGCCACCAGTCAGCAGCAGTTTCTTGGATTCTAAAACAGCTATTATGATGATGGAAAGAATGGTGAATCAGAATATTTTCGATGAGATCACAAATGATTACAGATATTACGAAGATGAATCCGATGAATTTCACGTTAGCTATGGTACCATGCTACCTCTTTGGAAGTTTTCCTACCACAAAACCCTGGGTTTCAGTGTAACGTCCTTATGTTGGAACAACCGTTATTCGGATTTCTTTGCTGCCTCCTTCGGCTCCTACAATGTGTTTCAGCAAAGATTCGGCGGCTGGCTGCTGTTGTACAGCTTGAAAAACCCGTCGTATCCGATGtacatatttcaaacaaacagcaGCGTTATGGCTTTAGACTTCCATCCCGAATTCGCTTACTACATTTGTGTCGGGCTTTACAACGGTCATGTTGCCGTGTATAATCTTTGCAAGAGCCATGATGCTTTAGTTCAGAAATCCTCCAGTTTCACAGGGAAGCACCACTACGAGGTGACTGAAGTAAAATGGCAACCAAAAACCGAAGACGTGGATTTAATTTTCTGCTCGGTGTCTACCGACGGAAGGATCTTGCAATGGAGCCTCGTCAAAGAGGAACTAGTCCAACTGGAATTGTTGAAACTTGAAATAGATCCGCTCCCTTTCTGGGACAGTAATATATCAATCTTGTCGTTCGGTTGCGGTAGCTCGTTCAATTTCCATCGCAAGTTTGATCATTTGTATTTGCTCGCCACGCAAACGGGCAAAGTTCACGTCTGCTCAAAAAGATACTGTAATGAAGTCTTGTACACGCTGGATGCCCATTCTATGGGCGTGAATAAAGTTGAATGGAACCACTTCCATCCAAATACATTCATTACTTGCAGCGACGACTGGAGCGTAAAAGTATGGGAATACAACGAGGAATACAAAATCCCTTTGTTCACGTTCGATCTGGGCAGCAGAGTGACTGATGTCGCCTGGGCTCCATATTCGGCCAGTGTGTTCGCTGCCGCTACGTCGAAAGGTCGTGTCCTCGTGTACGATTTAAACTTAAACCGCTACGAACCGATGTGTGAACAAGTGGTGGTGAAGAAGAAAGACACTGAGGTTACCCGGATAGCTTTCAACCCTCAAAATTTCAGCATCATTGCCGGGGACAGCAGAGGAGATGTCACCGGCCTGAAACTGTCCTCTAACCTTCGCAAAATGCCGAAATTGAGGAAAGGAGATCCACCTCTTGAAGGACCAGCGAAGGAGGCAGCAGAGACAGCTAAACTGGACAGGATATTCTCAATGGCCAgataa